Part of the Acidobacteriota bacterium genome, CCGCCGACGATTCGCCGTACCAGGCATCGTTGGTGATCGTCGTCAGCAGCTCGCTCCCCTGCCGGACCGCCTCGCGCGCCTGGCTGGGGTAGGTCACTTCGTAGCAAATGGCCGTGCTCACCATGTGCTCGCGCACCGGCAGCATGGTGACGCGCTCGCCGGGAGTGAACGCCGCGACCGCCTCCACCAGCGGCGCCACGAAGAACAGCGCCCATTGAAACGGCACATATTCGCCGAAGGGCACGAGGTGCATCTTGCGATAGACCGCGGCGGTCGTGCCTGCCGGGTCGAGCATGAAGGCGGCGTTGTAGTAGCGATCCGGCGGCGGCCCGCGCTCGACCTCGTCGCTGCCGAGCAGCAGGGGGACACGCAGTTCGCGGACCATCGACCGGATCGCGTTGCCCCCGGGATCGTCCTGGAAGAAAAACGGCGTCGCCGACTCCGGCCACAGTACGAACTGGGCGCCGTTGGCGGTCGCCTGGCGCGTCAACTGCTCGTACCGTTCCATGATCATTCCGGCGCGGGCGGGGTTCCACTTGTCGACCTGCGCGATGTTGCCCTGGATCAAGCCTACTCGGACCGGCACGCCCTGGGTCAGGCGGTTCTCGGCCATGCGCTGGCCGCCCCACACCGACGCCGACGCAATCAGCAGGATCGTGCCGGCCAATGCGGTCACGCGGGTTCGCCCGGTGGCGAGCGCGGTCGCCGCGAACCCGGCGTTGATCACGGCCACCAACGCGGACAGGCCGAACACGCCGACAAGGCTCGCGATCTGCGCGATTGGCAACAGCGTCACCATGGTGTTGCCCAGCGGGATCCACGGGAAGCCGCCGAACAGGTGCCCCCGGGTGTATTCGGCCGCCACCCACGCGGCCGGGGCGAGCCCGAGCCCCACGAACCCGAAGTGCCGAATGAAGACCGCCGAAGCCGCCGAGGCCAGGGCGACGTAGGCCGCCATGTATAGGACGAGCAGGCCGGTCACGAACACGGCAACGGGCCACGGCAGGCCGCCGAAGGTCTGCACGGTGGCACCGGTCCAGTAGACCGTGCCGGCAAAGTGGATGAAGCCGGTGATCAGGC contains:
- the lnt gene encoding apolipoprotein N-acyltransferase; this encodes MISASTLAAVASGVLLALSFPRYGHPAAAFIALVPLYVALSGWNGRPGRMPGITAGRGFRLGLITGFIHFAGTVYWTGATVQTFGGLPWPVAVFVTGLLVLYMAAYVALASAASAVFIRHFGFVGLGLAPAAWVAAEYTRGHLFGGFPWIPLGNTMVTLLPIAQIASLVGVFGLSALVAVINAGFAATALATGRTRVTALAGTILLIASASVWGGQRMAENRLTQGVPVRVGLIQGNIAQVDKWNPARAGMIMERYEQLTRQATANGAQFVLWPESATPFFFQDDPGGNAIRSMVRELRVPLLLGSDEVERGPPPDRYYNAAFMLDPAGTTAAVYRKMHLVPFGEYVPFQWALFFVAPLVEAVAAFTPGERVTMLPVREHMVSTAICYEVTYPSQAREAVRQGSELLTTITNDAWYGESSAAYQHFEMAAMRAIEQGRYLVRAANTGVSGIIDPYGRVLIRTRLFETAAVVGEARFVQERTPYARIGDLVALVATVLTVLALGVAAWLKAER